A region of the Bacillus sp. NP247 genome:
GATACAACTAACCAGCAGTCTCAAAAAGATACATTAAGACAAATAAAAAATGTAATAAGTTACCTTGAAGAACAGGTCTATAAATTTTGATATTATGTTTTTGAAAATCTAAAAAGATTATAAGAATCTAGCGAAAGAATGAGAAGGAGAATAGTTATGAAAAAATTTCCATTTAAAGTGTTGACTTTAGCTACTCTGGCAACGGTTATAACTGCTACTACCGGTAACACTATTCATGCATTTGCACAAGAAAAGACCGCTCAAGAACAAAAAGTAGAGAATTATACACTAGGGCCTGAGGGACTGAAGAAAGCATTGGCTGAAACAGGATCTCATATTCTTGTAATGGATTTATACGCAAAAACAATGATTAAACAACCGAATGTAAATCTATCCAATATTGATTTAGGTTCAGAAGAAGGAGAATTAATCAAAAACATTCACCTTAATCAGGAACTGTCGCGAATCAATGCTAATTATTGGTTAGATACAGCGAAACCAAAGATTCAAAAAACAGCACGTAATATTGTAAATTACGATGAACAATTTCAAAATTATTACGACACATTAGTAGATACTGTACAAAAGAAAGATAAGGCAGGCTTAAAAGAGGGTATAAATGATTTAATCACTACAATTAATACAAACTCAAAAGAGGTTACAGAAGTAATTAAGATGTTACAGGACTTCAAAGCAAAACTATATACAAATTCTACAGATTTTAAAAATAATGTAGGCGGCCCAGATGGAAAAGGTGGATTAACGGCACTATTAGCGGGTCAACAAGCGCTAATTCCACAACTTCAAGCTGAAATTGAGAAGCTACATTCTACTCAGAAAGAACATTTTGATAATGTATTAGCATGGTCAATTGGCGGTGGATTAGGAGCAGCCATTTTAGTTATTGGAGCTATTGCTGGAGCGGTAATAATTGTTGTAACTGGCGGTACAGCAACACCCGCTGTTGTTGGTGGCCTTACAGCTCTTGGTGCAGCTGGAATTGGTTTAGGAACAGCAGCTGGTGTCACGGCATCTAAACATATGGACTCCTATAACGAAATTTCTAACAAAATTGGACAATTAAGTACAAAAGCTGATCTTGCTAGCCAAGCTGTTATTTCGCTTACTAACGCGAAAGACACTTTGGCATATCTGTATCAGACAGTGGATCAAGCGATACTGTCTCTAACGAATATTCAACAACAATGGAATAAAATGGGGGCTAATTATACAGATTTGTATGATAATATCGACCAAATGCAAGAGCATAAACTCTCGTTGATACCTGATGATTTAAAGGCTGCTAAACAAAGTTGGAATGATATTCATAAAGATGCAGAATTCATTTCGAAAGACATCGCTTTTAAACAAGAATAGAACTGAAAATCATAGCCTATATAGGAGGAATTTGAAATGATAAAAAAAATCCCATACAAACTACTTGCTGTATCGACGTTGTTAACTTTGACAACAACTTCTGTGGTCTCACCAGTAGCAACTTTTGCAAGCGGAATTGAACAAACAAATAATGGAGATATGTCTCTTTCAACAAATGAAGTGAAGATGAAAGAAACCTTGCAAAAGGCTGGGTTATTTGCAAAATCTATGAATGCTTATTCTTATATGTTAATTAAAAATCCAGATGTGAACTTTGAAGGGATTACTATTAATGGATATGTAGATTTACCTGGTAGAATTGTACAAGATCAAAAAAATGCAAGAGCACATGCTCTTATATGGGATACACAAGTAAAAAAACAGCTTTTAGATACATTGACAGGCATTGTTGAATACGACACAACATTTGACAATTATTATGGAACAATGGTAGATGCGATTAATACAGGTGATGGAGAAACTTTAAAAGAAGGCATTACAGATTTGCGAGGTGAGATTCAACAAAACCAAAAGCAAGCACAACAATTAATACAAGAATTAACTAAATTAAGAGACGCTATTGGACAAGATGTTAGAGCATTTGGAAGTAATAAAGATCTCTTGCAATCGATTTTAAAAAACCAAGGGGTTGATGTGGAGGCCGATCAAAAGCGTCTAGATGAAGTTTTAGGATCAGTAAACTATTATAAACAATTAGAATCTGATGGGTTTAATGTAATGAAGGGTGCCATTTTGGGCCTACCGATAATTGGCGGTATTATAGTGGGTGTAGCAAGAGATAATTTAGGAAAGTTAGAGCCCTTATTAGCACAATTACGTCAGACTGTAGATTATAAAGTAACATTAAATCGTGTAGTTGGAGTTGCTTACAATAATATTAATGAAATGCATAAGGCACTTGATGATGCTATTAATTCTCTTACTTATATGTCCACGCAATGGCATGATTTAGATTCTCAATATTCGGGAGTACTTGGACATATTGAAACTGCATCTCAAAAAGCTGATCAAAATAAATTTAAATTCTTAAAACCTAACTTGAATGCAGCTAAAGACAGTTGGAAAACATTGCACACAGATGCGGTCACTTTAAAAGAAGGAATCAAAGAATTAAAAGTGGAGCCTGTTACTCCGCAAAAATAAGAAAATATTAGTTTTGTTGCAAAGTCACCTAAAACATAGAGAATCTATGATTACGTTGTTAAATAGTAATGCAACA
Encoded here:
- a CDS encoding HBL/NHE enterotoxin family protein, with translation MKKFPFKVLTLATLATVITATTGNTIHAFAQEKTAQEQKVENYTLGPEGLKKALAETGSHILVMDLYAKTMIKQPNVNLSNIDLGSEEGELIKNIHLNQELSRINANYWLDTAKPKIQKTARNIVNYDEQFQNYYDTLVDTVQKKDKAGLKEGINDLITTINTNSKEVTEVIKMLQDFKAKLYTNSTDFKNNVGGPDGKGGLTALLAGQQALIPQLQAEIEKLHSTQKEHFDNVLAWSIGGGLGAAILVIGAIAGAVIIVVTGGTATPAVVGGLTALGAAGIGLGTAAGVTASKHMDSYNEISNKIGQLSTKADLASQAVISLTNAKDTLAYLYQTVDQAILSLTNIQQQWNKMGANYTDLYDNIDQMQEHKLSLIPDDLKAAKQSWNDIHKDAEFISKDIAFKQE
- the hblB gene encoding hemolytic enterotoxin HBL binding subunit HblB, whose protein sequence is MIKKIPYKLLAVSTLLTLTTTSVVSPVATFASGIEQTNNGDMSLSTNEVKMKETLQKAGLFAKSMNAYSYMLIKNPDVNFEGITINGYVDLPGRIVQDQKNARAHALIWDTQVKKQLLDTLTGIVEYDTTFDNYYGTMVDAINTGDGETLKEGITDLRGEIQQNQKQAQQLIQELTKLRDAIGQDVRAFGSNKDLLQSILKNQGVDVEADQKRLDEVLGSVNYYKQLESDGFNVMKGAILGLPIIGGIIVGVARDNLGKLEPLLAQLRQTVDYKVTLNRVVGVAYNNINEMHKALDDAINSLTYMSTQWHDLDSQYSGVLGHIETASQKADQNKFKFLKPNLNAAKDSWKTLHTDAVTLKEGIKELKVEPVTPQK